Proteins encoded together in one Ipomoea triloba cultivar NCNSP0323 chromosome 4, ASM357664v1 window:
- the LOC116016794 gene encoding nuclear pore complex protein NUP62 isoform X1, with protein MATGFSFSNTSSSSSPFSFTSTPSAAATTSSSSPFGFSMSNPSFSTSSTSFGFGTASSAPSFSFGSSAATTSSVTTGTTLPFGPSVGTTPTTFGANSSSGASTNIFGSGVVTPSFGSSATTASSATTGSTLPFGSGAFTTSNAFGASSLQTTTSVSSPMFGATTSFGASTPFGSSSGSPSLFGTGLTSGSSSNSGTVPSTVSPFGASAPAFGASSASPTPVFSLSSASSSASSASGFLFPTTAAGSLASSSFSSSAPTISFSSATTPSSGSSAPSFSFPTASTTSSASSAPAFSLANTSSVTSTSSMPAFSLSSASILSSTASAVPTFSFSITPGSSSSASSASSSPFLPTSGSTFSFSNAAGTASTTSVSSVTIPSLNSSSSGISAFSFGTSSSLQTSTLVSATSSSVASKPAALNLSTVSSPQFSTVTTTTSASIPAGSVASSAASSTGLSSTFPAVAGSSSAATSATAISGSSTTNAPSFTVPASSFSMSLKTPSTAPSSQPQSTSLPVLGGLTSSSAGTTSVSTSAAQTSSAPIATTSSGTTLSTGAATGTSPKLPSEITGKTIEEVIKEWNAELQERTTNFRKQANAIAEWDRRILQNRDILLKLESEVAKVVETQASLERQLELIETHQDEVDKALQSMEEEAERIYKDEREMLLDDEAAYTRDAMYEQAEFVEREMEKMMEQIKSIINSLNANQGGELTDGMNPLDVVVRILNNQLSSLVWIDEKAEDLSSRIQNLARQGSSADRGLTGPRFLFTN; from the exons ATGGCCACGGGCTTCTCTTTTTCCAACacttcatcatcttcctcaCCTTTCTCCTTCACCTCAACCCCTAGTGCCGCTGCCACCACCTCATCCTCGTCCCCATTTGGGTTTTCTATGTCAAACCCTAGCTTCAGTACTTCATCGACCAGTTTTGGATTTGGCACTGCCTCTTCTGCTCcctcattttcttttggttcTTCTGCTGCCACAACTTCATCTGTTACTACTGGTACTACTTTGCCATTTGGACCTAGTGTGGGTACCACTCCAACCACATTTGGAGCTAATTCCAGTTCCGGAGCATCAACAAATATATTTGGATCTGGTGTGGTTACCCCTTCTTTTGGTTCTTCTGCCACCACAGCTTCATCTGCTACTACAGGTTCTACTTTACCATTTGGATCTGGCGCGTTTACCACTTCCAATGCATTTGGAGCTTCTTCCCTCCAGACCACAACCTCCGTTAGTTCCCCAATGTTTGGAGCAACAACTTCTTTTGGAGCTTCAACACCTTTTGGGTCTTCCTCAGGCTCACCAAGTTTGTTTGGTACAGGTTTGACCTCTGGATCTTCATCTAATTCAGGTACAGTGCCCTCTACTGTATCACCGTTTGGGGCATCAGCTCCTGCTTTTGGAGCATCATCAGCTTCGCCAACCCCAGTATTTTCGTTATCTTCAGCTTCAAGCTCAGCTTCTTCTGCCTCTGGTTTTCTGTTTCCCACCACAGCAGCTGGCAGTTTGGCATCATCTTCGTTTTCATCTTCAGCACCAACAATATCATTTTCCAGTGCTACCACCCCAAGCTCAGGATCATCTGCACCATCATTTTCTTTCCCAACAGCTTCCACCACAAGTTCAGCATCTTCGGCACCAGCATTTTCTTTGGCCAACACCTCAAGTGTGACTTCAACGTCTTCCATGCCAGCATTCTCCTTATCTAGTGCTTCAATTTTGAGTTCGACAGCATCTGCTGTGcctacattttcattttccattacTCCTGGTTCAAGCTCCTCTGCATCTTCTGCATCTTCATCACCCTTCCTGCCCACTTCAGGCtcaacattttcattttcaaatgcGGCTGGAACTGCTTCAACCACTTCAGTTTCTTCAGTCACAATTCCTAGCTTGAATTCATCATCTTCGGGTATATCTGCCTTTTCATTTGGGACTTCATCTAGTCTTCAAACATCCACATTAGTGTCAGCTACCTCGAGTAGTGTAGCTTCAAAGCCTGCTGCTTTAAACCTTTCAACTGTTTCATCACCTCAGTTTTCAACAGTTACTACAACCACCAGTGCTTCAATTCCTGCTGGTAGTGTGGCATCTTCTGCTGCTTCTAGCACTGGTTTGTCTTCGACATTTCCTGCTGTTGCTGGTTCTTCTTCAGCAGCTACTAGTGCAACTGCTATTTCTGGTTCTAGTACCACGAATGCACCTTCATTTACTGTGCCTGCGAGCTCTTTTTCAATGTCTTTAAAAACACCATCAACTGCTCCATCTTCACAACCGCAGTCAACTTCATTACCAGTCCTTG GTGGACTCACTTCTAGTTCTGCTGGTACAACTTCAGTTTCCACTTCTGCTGCTCAAACATCATCTGCTCCAATAGCAACAACTAGTAGTGG GACTACACTGAGTACAGGTGCTGCAACGGGGACCTCACCTAAGTTACCATCTGAAATTACCGGAAAAACTATAGAGGAG GTCATCAAGGAATGGAATGCAGAGCTGCAGGAGCGCACGACTAATTTCCGAAAGCAAGCCAATGCAATTGCTGAATGGGACAGGAGGATCTTACAAAACCGTGATATCCTCCTTAAGCTTGAG AGTGAAGTTGCAAAGGTTGTTGAGACACAGGCTAGCCTAGAGCGACAGCTTGAGTTAATTGAGACACATCAAGATGAG GTTGACAAGGCATTGCAGAGTATGGAAGAAGAAGCTGAACGGATATATAAAGATGAGCGTGAAATGCTTCTTGATGATGAAGCTGCATATACAAGAGATGCAAT GTATGAACAGGCAGAATTTGTAGAGAGGGAAATGGAAAAGATGATGGAGCAGATAAAGTCGATCATTAATTCTCTTAATGCAAACCAG GGTGGAGAACTAACCGATGGCATGAATCCACTTGATGTTGTTGTCCGCATTTTGAACAATCAGTTGAGTTCACTGGTCTGGATTGATGAAAAG GCTGAGGATCTCTCTTCACGCATTCAGAATCTTGCAAGGCAAGGCTCTTCTGCAGATCGCGGATTGACAGGACCGCGGTTTTTGTTTACCAATTGA
- the LOC116016794 gene encoding nuclear pore complex protein NUP62 isoform X2, with product MATGFSFSNTSSSSSPFSFTSTPSAAATTSSSSPFGFSMSNPSFSTSSTSFGFGTASSAPSFSFGSSAATTSSVTTGTTLPFGPSVGTTPTTFGANSSSGASTNIFGSGVVTPSFGSSATTASSATTGSTLPFGSGAFTTSNAFGASSLQTTTSVSSPMFGATTSFGASTPFGSSSGSPSLFGTGLTSGSSSNSASSSASSASGFLFPTTAAGSLASSSFSSSAPTISFSSATTPSSGSSAPSFSFPTASTTSSASSAPAFSLANTSSVTSTSSMPAFSLSSASILSSTASAVPTFSFSITPGSSSSASSASSSPFLPTSGSTFSFSNAAGTASTTSVSSVTIPSLNSSSSGISAFSFGTSSSLQTSTLVSATSSSVASKPAALNLSTVSSPQFSTVTTTTSASIPAGSVASSAASSTGLSSTFPAVAGSSSAATSATAISGSSTTNAPSFTVPASSFSMSLKTPSTAPSSQPQSTSLPVLGGLTSSSAGTTSVSTSAAQTSSAPIATTSSGTTLSTGAATGTSPKLPSEITGKTIEEVIKEWNAELQERTTNFRKQANAIAEWDRRILQNRDILLKLESEVAKVVETQASLERQLELIETHQDEVDKALQSMEEEAERIYKDEREMLLDDEAAYTRDAMYEQAEFVEREMEKMMEQIKSIINSLNANQGGELTDGMNPLDVVVRILNNQLSSLVWIDEKAEDLSSRIQNLARQGSSADRGLTGPRFLFTN from the exons ATGGCCACGGGCTTCTCTTTTTCCAACacttcatcatcttcctcaCCTTTCTCCTTCACCTCAACCCCTAGTGCCGCTGCCACCACCTCATCCTCGTCCCCATTTGGGTTTTCTATGTCAAACCCTAGCTTCAGTACTTCATCGACCAGTTTTGGATTTGGCACTGCCTCTTCTGCTCcctcattttcttttggttcTTCTGCTGCCACAACTTCATCTGTTACTACTGGTACTACTTTGCCATTTGGACCTAGTGTGGGTACCACTCCAACCACATTTGGAGCTAATTCCAGTTCCGGAGCATCAACAAATATATTTGGATCTGGTGTGGTTACCCCTTCTTTTGGTTCTTCTGCCACCACAGCTTCATCTGCTACTACAGGTTCTACTTTACCATTTGGATCTGGCGCGTTTACCACTTCCAATGCATTTGGAGCTTCTTCCCTCCAGACCACAACCTCCGTTAGTTCCCCAATGTTTGGAGCAACAACTTCTTTTGGAGCTTCAACACCTTTTGGGTCTTCCTCAGGCTCACCAAGTTTGTTTGGTACAGGTTTGACCTCTGGATCTTCATCTAATTCAG CTTCAAGCTCAGCTTCTTCTGCCTCTGGTTTTCTGTTTCCCACCACAGCAGCTGGCAGTTTGGCATCATCTTCGTTTTCATCTTCAGCACCAACAATATCATTTTCCAGTGCTACCACCCCAAGCTCAGGATCATCTGCACCATCATTTTCTTTCCCAACAGCTTCCACCACAAGTTCAGCATCTTCGGCACCAGCATTTTCTTTGGCCAACACCTCAAGTGTGACTTCAACGTCTTCCATGCCAGCATTCTCCTTATCTAGTGCTTCAATTTTGAGTTCGACAGCATCTGCTGTGcctacattttcattttccattacTCCTGGTTCAAGCTCCTCTGCATCTTCTGCATCTTCATCACCCTTCCTGCCCACTTCAGGCtcaacattttcattttcaaatgcGGCTGGAACTGCTTCAACCACTTCAGTTTCTTCAGTCACAATTCCTAGCTTGAATTCATCATCTTCGGGTATATCTGCCTTTTCATTTGGGACTTCATCTAGTCTTCAAACATCCACATTAGTGTCAGCTACCTCGAGTAGTGTAGCTTCAAAGCCTGCTGCTTTAAACCTTTCAACTGTTTCATCACCTCAGTTTTCAACAGTTACTACAACCACCAGTGCTTCAATTCCTGCTGGTAGTGTGGCATCTTCTGCTGCTTCTAGCACTGGTTTGTCTTCGACATTTCCTGCTGTTGCTGGTTCTTCTTCAGCAGCTACTAGTGCAACTGCTATTTCTGGTTCTAGTACCACGAATGCACCTTCATTTACTGTGCCTGCGAGCTCTTTTTCAATGTCTTTAAAAACACCATCAACTGCTCCATCTTCACAACCGCAGTCAACTTCATTACCAGTCCTTG GTGGACTCACTTCTAGTTCTGCTGGTACAACTTCAGTTTCCACTTCTGCTGCTCAAACATCATCTGCTCCAATAGCAACAACTAGTAGTGG GACTACACTGAGTACAGGTGCTGCAACGGGGACCTCACCTAAGTTACCATCTGAAATTACCGGAAAAACTATAGAGGAG GTCATCAAGGAATGGAATGCAGAGCTGCAGGAGCGCACGACTAATTTCCGAAAGCAAGCCAATGCAATTGCTGAATGGGACAGGAGGATCTTACAAAACCGTGATATCCTCCTTAAGCTTGAG AGTGAAGTTGCAAAGGTTGTTGAGACACAGGCTAGCCTAGAGCGACAGCTTGAGTTAATTGAGACACATCAAGATGAG GTTGACAAGGCATTGCAGAGTATGGAAGAAGAAGCTGAACGGATATATAAAGATGAGCGTGAAATGCTTCTTGATGATGAAGCTGCATATACAAGAGATGCAAT GTATGAACAGGCAGAATTTGTAGAGAGGGAAATGGAAAAGATGATGGAGCAGATAAAGTCGATCATTAATTCTCTTAATGCAAACCAG GGTGGAGAACTAACCGATGGCATGAATCCACTTGATGTTGTTGTCCGCATTTTGAACAATCAGTTGAGTTCACTGGTCTGGATTGATGAAAAG GCTGAGGATCTCTCTTCACGCATTCAGAATCTTGCAAGGCAAGGCTCTTCTGCAGATCGCGGATTGACAGGACCGCGGTTTTTGTTTACCAATTGA
- the LOC116017529 gene encoding F-box/kelch-repeat protein At3g23880-like, which produces MEPKCKSPSHQEPKRSKSSHHLQTQIPTTSTQSSNTNPLFVFPPLLPEILSEILSRLPAKSLSRFRCVSKPWCALISSSEFVKLHLKASASRKDYAHHRILCSFAGPRSFSVMQCSLQSVMSERPAEGFHIDYPMKTPHNSVWIIGSCNGLVCIAIEEKYLFIWNPTTGKFKKVPDPGVKLKAGFYFMYGFGYDELNDDYKVVGVFCVFHATNSCETEVMVYSMKGDFWRKIEDLKGGFLLNEAGKYANGKIHWAVSPFGASSGWEIVSLDLAKETYGKVGRPDFGEGNPDLTLGVLCGSLCVLCQYEKAHMDLWVMREYGVNESWTKMFTIPPLYDPWNRTFSSPICISKNGEVVLVLGSTIVVFYPKSKALRYPEIINFSAILEADIYVESLVSPVADGDGEAGTPGREQHQ; this is translated from the coding sequence ATGGAACCCAAATGTAAAAGCCCTTCGCATCAAGAGCCAAAGAGAAGCAAATCTTCCCATcatcttcaaacccaaatccccACAACTTCAACGCAATCTTCTAACACAAATCCACTCTTCGTTTTCCCTCCGCTCCTTCCCGAGATTCTTTCAGAAATCCTCTCAAGACTGCCTGCCAAATCCCTCTCCAGATTCAGGTGCGTATCCAAACCATGGTGCGCTCTAATTTCCAGCTCCGAATTCGTGAAATTGCATCTCAAAGCATCGGCTTCTAGGAAGGATTACGCTCACCACAGAATTCTATGTAGTTTTGCTGGGCCGCGATCCTTTTCTGTCATGCAATGTTCCCTTCAATCTGTAATGTCAGAGCGTCCGGCCGAGGGATTTCATATTGATTATCCCATGAAAACTCCCCATAATTCAGTGTGGATAATTGGTTCTTGCAATGGTCTGGTTTGCATTGCCATTGAAGAGAAATATCTGTTTATATGGAACCCTACCACTGGAAAATTCAAGAAAGTGCCTGATCCTGGTGTTAAGTTGAAGGCTGGGTTCTATTTTATGTATGGATTTGGGTATGATGAGTTGAATGATGATTATAAGGTGGTTGGGGTTTTCTGTGTCTTTCATGCCACTAATTCATGTGAGACTGAGGTTATGGTGTATAGTATGAAAGGCGATTTTTGGAGGAAGATTGAGGATTTGAAGGGTGGGTTTTTATTGAATGAAGCAGGTAAATATGCCAATGGCAAGATTCATTGGGCAGTGTCTCCTTTTGGGGCTAGTAGTGGCTGGGAAATTGTTTCACTAGACCTAGCTAAGGAAACTTATGGAAAGGTGGGGCGGCCCGATTTCGGAGAAGGTAACCCGGATTTGACATTGGGAGTGCTTTGTGGCTCCCTCTGTGTGCTCTGTCAGTATGAGAAGGCTCACATGGATTTGTGGGTTATGAGGGAATATGGGGTGAATGAGTCTTGGACTAAGATGTTCACTATTCCACCCTTGTATGATCCTTGGAACCGAACGTTCTCTTCTCCGATTTGCATATCTAAGAATGGTGAAGTTGTACTAGTGCTTGGATCAACCATTGTGGTTTTTTATCCCAAAAGTAAAGCACTTCGGTATCCCGAGATTATTAACTTCAGTGCTATTCTTGAAGCGGATATCTATGTAGAAAGCTTAGTTTCACCCGTTGCTGATGGTGATGGTGAAGCTGGAACGCCTGGAAGGGAACAGCACCAGTAA
- the LOC116015769 gene encoding UPF0481 protein At3g47200-like yields the protein MSLGASDHRAIQPDNDDIESRIEAETLARMHKQLEDRRSFLQRTTSRRSSVCIYRVPPSLTEVSANTIAPEIVSIGPYHRDRDTVLKFENYKWSFLDYVLSFTRRNGNDLDKIIRSMSDLERSADATLISSADFVEMMILDSCFILGYMYLYTSQEDEPTFSIPIVTRDLLKLENQTPFFILEMMYDLMKTINGDSLELLALKFFNLKLPRRDEEILKSTYTPPYSDQSIQCVTLLQRSGIKIRRVKANSFREINFKKATLQIPSIAINDYTTTLFINCIALERCTPHIRTHFSAYIAFMSCLINSTRDVTLLGQDGIITSFSQDDQDILFLVGIQTVIVILKHIA from the exons ATGTCTCTTGGGGCATCTGATCATAGAGCTATTCAGCCTGACAATGATGACATTGAAAGCAGGATTGAAGCAGAAACGTTAGCCCGGATGCACAAACAGCTGGAAGATAGGAGAAGTTTTCTTCAGAGGACAACAAGCCGCAGGAGTTCAGTATGTATATACAGAGTGCCTCCCAGCCTCACAGAAGTCAGCGCTAACACCATAGCGCCTGAGATCGTGTCTATTGGGCCTTACCATCGTGATCGAGACACGGTCTTGAAATTTGAGAACTACAAATGGAGCTTTCTTGACTATGTCCTATCCTTCACCAGGAGGAACGGAAATGATCTGGACAAGATCATACGATCCATGTCAGACTTGGAAAGAAGCGCAGATGCTACTCTAATTTCAAGCGCAGACTTTGTTGAGATGATGATACTGGATAGCTGCTTTATTCTTGGGTATATGTATTTATACACGAGCCAAGAAGACGAACCCACTTTCTCTATTCCAATTGTCACCAGAGACCTACTAAAGCTTGAGAATCAAACCCCATTTTTCATTCTTGAAATGATGTATGATCTTATGAAGACTATCAATGGTGATTCACTAGAATTACTTGCCTTGAAATTCTTCAATCTGAAATTGCCAAggagagatgaagaaattctcaAAT CAACATACACACCACCATATTCAGATCAGTCAATCCAATGCGTGACGCTGCTACAAAGATCTGGAATCAAGATCAGGCGAGTAAAAGCAAACAGCTTCCGGGAAATAAATTTCAAGAAAGCCACACTTCAGATCCCGTCCATTGCCATCAATGACTACACCACCACCCTCTTCATCAACTGCATCGCACTGGAACGGTGCACCCCCCATATTCGAACACACTTCTCAGCTTATATTGCCTTCATGAGTTGCCTGATCAATTCCACCAGAGATGTCACTCTTCTTGGCCAAGATGGAATTATCACCAGTTTTTCACAGGATGACCAAGACATCCTTT TTCTGGTAGGTATACAAACTGTAATAGTCATTTTGAAACACATAGCGTAG